Within the Haloarcula sp. CBA1127 genome, the region AGCCTGCCGACATCGTTCATCAACAAAGTCTACGACGCGAACGACCAGCCGACAGCCAATTAACACCCATGGAAGAACTAACAACTGACGACGCACCTGATAGTATCGGCCCGTTCTCGCAGGGAATCGCTAGCGGCGACCGTATTTACGTGTCTGGACAGGGGCCAGTCGACCCGGACACCGGCGAGATAATCCAAGGCACGCCCGGTGAACAGACCCGACGCACACTCCGGAACGTCGCTGCCGTACTGCAGGCCGGTGGCGCTTCGCTCGACGATGTCGTGAAATCGACGGTGTTCGTGAAGGATATGCGATACTACGACGAGGTGAACGAGGTGTACGGTGAACTCATGTCACCCCCCTATCCCGCACGCAGTGCTGTTGAAGTCGTTAAATTGCCAGTCGATATCGACGTTGAGATAGAGGTTGTTGCAGAACGGTAGTATGTCGCATCTGGTAGTGTTCGACCTCGACGGGACACTCACCCGACAGCGCGGCGGGTTTGAGCTGTTGCACACCCTCTATGGAACGACACCGGAAGCCGAGGCGCTGATGGACCAATTCGAGGCCGGAGAAATTACGTTTGCAGAGTGGTGTCGAGGAGCAGTCGATGTGTGGCGTGCGAACGATATCACCAAGTCAGACATCGAGCGCGCGACCCGGGCCGTCAAGCCGAAAGCGGGTGCCGTCGACCTCCTCAACCATCTCCAGCATACGGATATCCGATTCGGCATTCTCAGTGCCGGCGTTGCGAACCTCGCGACGCAGTTCGAGCAGTACGAGCCAGCGTTTGTTCGCGGAAACTGGCTTCGGTTCGAGGATGGGCGGATTTCGGGTATCGATGTCTGTGTCGGTCCCGATCAGAAAGGAGAACTACTGAGAGAGATCCGAACCAAACAGAACCCTTCTTCAATCACCTATATCGGTGATTCACACACTGATACCGAGGCGTTCGCCGAGGCAGATACCGCGGTGTTGTTCGACCCGGACGACCGCGTTCCCGAGACAGCAATCGAGGAAGCGGATACAATCGTCGAAGGTGCGGATATACGAGAGGTTCAAAACCGTATTCCAAGAATTTAGTCATATATTTTTCAGAAAAGGCCAGATATTCTCAAAAATATAGATTATCCCAGTATTTTCTACGATACGTGCCTTCAGAATCGTTATATCCTAGGTCATATGGGAGAGAGTATATCCAGACACCCGTTCTGAAGGAGACGGAGCGTGCGGTGTGAGAGTTGGACCGCTGTCGAAGTTACGTACTGGTCCCAGCCGATATTACCCGGACAGATACGACGTAGCCGTCAGCACTGGTCGGGTGTTCGCTGGCGCAGTGGCAACATCTAGCAATTTGCAACGGGCTTCGACGGCCCTTTTACCGTCGGGGGGTGACTGACAATTGAATGAGTCGCTATCGAACGACCGGTTGCTTTCTCCTCCTGGCTGCAATCTGGGGTACTGCATTCATGGCGACAGACGTCGGCCTCGCCGACCTGCCGCCGGTACCGTTCGCCGCCGCCCGCTTCGACATTGCCTCCGTTCTCCTGTTTGCTGCGTTGGCTGTGACAGGCTCCTTAGAACGGCCACAGACGCGCGACGACTACGTGTACGTCCTCGCTGGGGGGACGCTCATGATCGGAGTCCACCACGTATTCCTGTTCACCGGGCAGCAGTACGTCACCGGGGCCGTCGCCGCCGTGTTGCTCGGTCTCGTTCCCGTCGTGACGCCCGCACTGACGAAGCTCGCGTCCAGCGATGACACGTTCACCGCGAATACGGGAGTCGGCGTGGTACTCGGGTTCATCGGCGTTATCGTCATTGCT harbors:
- a CDS encoding HAD family phosphatase — its product is MSHLVVFDLDGTLTRQRGGFELLHTLYGTTPEAEALMDQFEAGEITFAEWCRGAVDVWRANDITKSDIERATRAVKPKAGAVDLLNHLQHTDIRFGILSAGVANLATQFEQYEPAFVRGNWLRFEDGRISGIDVCVGPDQKGELLREIRTKQNPSSITYIGDSHTDTEAFAEADTAVLFDPDDRVPETAIEEADTIVEGADIREVQNRIPRI
- a CDS encoding Rid family detoxifying hydrolase, producing the protein MEELTTDDAPDSIGPFSQGIASGDRIYVSGQGPVDPDTGEIIQGTPGEQTRRTLRNVAAVLQAGGASLDDVVKSTVFVKDMRYYDEVNEVYGELMSPPYPARSAVEVVKLPVDIDVEIEVVAER